In the Phaeobacter gallaeciensis genome, one interval contains:
- a CDS encoding DNA cytosine methyltransferase — translation MLTSVELCAGAGGQALGLERAGFDHTALVEIDKHCCATLRHNRPTWNVLEEDVRRFKEEASDYKGIDLLAGGLPCPPFSVAGKQLGEQDERNLFDDAIDIVDATRPRAVMIENVRGFLDAVFHDYREKLKGQLSKLGYETDWRLLNASDFGVPQLRPRVAIVALRKEFAGQFNWPDPLPHNPPTVGATLLDLMQERGWRGAEDWAAKADEIAPTIVGGSKKHGGPDLGPTRARRAWAALGVEGRTIANEAPDPFHNDMPRLTVRMVARIQGFPDAWHFTGAKTNAYRQVGNAFPPPVAEAVARQLRAAIAKPNLHAVRA, via the coding sequence ATGCTGACATCGGTTGAACTATGCGCAGGTGCAGGCGGCCAGGCCCTTGGGCTGGAGCGTGCGGGCTTTGATCACACCGCGCTGGTCGAGATCGACAAACACTGCTGCGCCACCCTGCGCCACAACCGCCCCACATGGAACGTGCTGGAAGAGGACGTGCGCCGGTTCAAGGAAGAAGCCAGTGATTACAAGGGCATCGACCTGCTGGCCGGCGGCCTGCCCTGCCCGCCGTTTTCCGTCGCTGGCAAACAGCTGGGCGAGCAGGACGAGCGCAACCTCTTTGACGATGCCATCGATATCGTCGATGCCACCCGCCCCCGCGCGGTGATGATCGAAAACGTCCGCGGGTTTCTGGACGCAGTGTTTCATGACTACCGCGAAAAGCTCAAAGGCCAGCTGTCGAAACTGGGCTATGAAACTGATTGGCGGTTACTGAACGCCTCGGACTTTGGCGTGCCGCAGCTGCGCCCGCGCGTGGCCATCGTGGCCCTGCGCAAGGAATTTGCCGGGCAGTTCAACTGGCCCGACCCGCTTCCGCACAACCCGCCCACGGTGGGCGCCACCCTGCTTGACCTGATGCAGGAACGTGGCTGGCGCGGCGCCGAAGACTGGGCCGCCAAGGCAGATGAAATCGCCCCAACCATCGTTGGCGGCTCCAAGAAACACGGCGGGCCGGATCTGGGTCCCACCCGTGCGCGCCGCGCCTGGGCCGCTCTTGGTGTCGAGGGGCGCACCATCGCCAATGAGGCGCCCGATCCCTTTCACAACGATATGCCCCGCCTGACCGTTCGGATGGTGGCGCGTATCCAGGGCTTTCCCGACGCCTGGCATTTCACCGGCGCCAAGACCAACGCCTACCGTCAGGTCGGCAATGCCTTCCCGCCGCCAGTGGCCGAAGCGGTGGCTCGCCAGTTGCGCGCCGCGATTGCCAAGCCGAACCTTCATGCCGTGCGGGCCTAA
- a CDS encoding MAPEG family protein yields MLPITSLYAGGAALLFVYLSLGVSRQRLKHKISVGDGGNRALLMAIRAQGNFVEYTALGLVLLALSEAQGAPALATHALGVMLLGGRLMHAVGFTARPQILILRQAGIVLNLLMLLVAGLGLIAHTLF; encoded by the coding sequence ATGCTTCCGATTACATCACTTTATGCCGGCGGGGCGGCGCTCTTGTTTGTCTACCTGTCGCTTGGCGTCAGTCGCCAGCGGCTGAAACACAAAATTTCCGTCGGAGATGGCGGCAATCGCGCATTACTGATGGCCATCCGCGCACAGGGGAATTTCGTGGAATATACCGCACTTGGCCTGGTTCTTCTGGCGCTGAGCGAAGCACAGGGCGCACCGGCACTGGCCACGCATGCGCTGGGGGTGATGTTGCTGGGCGGGCGGCTGATGCACGCGGTCGGTTTTACCGCGCGCCCGCAGATCCTGATCCTGCGTCAGGCCGGGATCGTGCTGAACCTTCTGATGCTGCTCGTCGCAGGGCTGGGTCTGATCGCGCACACGCTTTTCTAA